In Melospiza melodia melodia isolate bMelMel2 unplaced genomic scaffold, bMelMel2.pri scaffold_48, whole genome shotgun sequence, the genomic window ggaggtcattcttcccctgtatgtggcactggtgaggccacaccttgagtattgcatccagttctggcccctcactttaggaggcacgttgagttgcttgagcgtgtccaaaggagagcaacgaggctggtgaggggcttggagcacaagccgtatgaagaatggctgagggagctggggttgttcagcctggagaaaaggagactcaaagGTGactttatcactctcttcaacttcctcaagggtggctgtggtgagctgggggtcggtctctttctccgggcaacaacaggcagaacaagaggacacagtctcaagttgtgccaagggagatacaggctagaatgaAGGAGGAAGTTTTTAACAGAACAAGTGgtgaaatactggaatcatctacccagggaggtagtAGAGTTACCATCccttgatgtgtttaaaaaaagactggatgtggatcttggtgccatgatctagttgaggtgttagaacaggGGTTGGACTCGATTATCTTAGAGGTGTCTTCCAATCtataaattctgtgattctgtgattctgcagatAGCTTCGATAATAGAGGATTGTTTAGCTTAGAATAGAGTATTGTTAATTTAGGGAAGTTCCGAGGTATCTTTtaagtagaaatgaaagaattgtcaTTATAAGAATTAAGCtgtgagaggaaaagctgggctgcagcccaactggagcctgcaggcactccaagctgtcagcctgaacaggccacctgcagggcagcaggatgAAGATGGAGAAGTGGCGAGGGGATACTTTGTTTCAGCCCGAATGCCAACAAAAGTCTAAAATATCCAGAGTGTTGTGAGACTCCCTTCCTTGCCAGGCTGTAGCTAAGTGGACAGTCCCTTTCAGAGGCCCAAAGAACAGAGGGAGGTAAGCAACTTTGCTTACCTGAAATGTGGAATGCCCATGGGCAGCTGCGAGACTTGCGGATAATGAACGCCAGGAGATGAGCTCCCATTCAGGACAACACTAGGATGCAGATGTGCAGTCCTTTCTGGGCCTCTTGTCTTGAAGGTGTCAGGGTGATCAGCAGCAATCACCATTTTGTTCCCACCCTCCTCTCACTATGTCACCTATGGGATGGAATGGCATTCTCACAGCAGCATctggcccttcctccctgcttctcttttccccccttttcagcCCAGAGCCCTAGGGACCATCTgggccagcctcatcccccacggatgtgtgcaaccaccagggcctcctgcagagccccattcccactctgctgcctccttggccttttcccacatctgtgccagcctgctgttgccagctgttgggcacacacacacacacacacacacacacacagcatacCACACCTGTCAGGGAGCAATTTGATGCAGGAGCCCCTGCTAACCATGGCTCAACAGCCCAGCACTTTTCCCACCCAGCTGTGGCTCCATTTGGACTCCATCTGCTGGGATACCCACTGTGAGGGACTGCTCAGGGCCTGGATGCTCCTCGAATGGTGTCCACATGCCCGATTTCCACGCCTCCCCATTCCTCCTACCCCTAAGGCTGCCTCAGCCTTCTAAACACAATTTTTCTTACTCTAATGGCTTCCTGTGCTTTACTGCATACTGTAAACAGGAGTACACAGTTTTGATTGTCTTTGCTCTAGAATTAATAAAGATAAGTTGGAAGTGCTGCTAGAGTTTGTAATTTCAAACTTGAAGCAACTGCAAAAAGTAGagaagctttctgtgcagcttttcagtgAATCTGaagtctccttcctcttcactcactttcagcatatctgttgattttcctttgctGTCATCTTTTAAGGTTCATCACTTGTCTATCCATCTGTAACAAAACCCTGTAAACCCAATGCAAATTTACcatcctttgtatttttcctcttctggaaaagctgaggctcctgtcatctagactttgattcccatcttggctctggctaAGAACAGAACAAATGGAATTTATTACCTGCTAGTAAGACCTGCTATCAAAGGTCACAGTTAGAGCTAAGCATGGTGCTTCTCTCCCTCTTTTGAATACACATCTTTGTGTCTAGGCCTGGGGATTTCCAGCTCCTGGAAGCTACTGCCAAGGACAAAAGTCTTGCTCTTGCTGGTTTGCATATGGATTTTTTGGTAGGATTTTGATCTACACCTACAGTGACCTACAGGAACTGGATCTTTGACACAAAGTGCCTTCAAGCAACATTTCAAAGCATAGTGGACAATGAAGTCCAGATACTAATGAGTTGTGGTTTGTTTGAACTCTGTGTAACATATGGTACAATAGCCCAAAAGATGTTATTTTTGAGTGTTTCAGTTGTTTAAAACTTAGTCTTATTCTTGTCAACagttttctttcctcccttcagaAATCTACATGCCCAGGtactaatttctttctcagtTTGCTGACAAGTTACCTGTCAGACAATACTTGTttcttgacccagagatgggACAACTGTCACCATTAGGCCAGACGTGACATACACATgtgatcagggtccaagaagaaaaatatttttttattctgcGTGTTGTCCAGCTTATACACTCTTAACCAAACGTGATCTTCAGTCCACCGCTGGCCTTGGCTCGCAGGTGGCCACCAAGTGAGTGTCCTGGGAGGGCATCTTGGAGTGGGCACGGCTGGTAAGTGAGCAGAGCCAGTGGGAGGAGCCAGTGCGGCGTGCCGGGAGGGGCTGAAGTGAGGCCTGGCAGGGCGGCAGCCAGAACGCTGTGAGGGCAGCGAGCGTGGAGTGAGCAGGGGCTGAGCAGTGCCCCAGGCCGGGCCATGGTGAGCTGCGGCGGGGCCCAGCAGGGGCTGCTTGAGGTGTGGCGCAGCAtcagccccactgacggcattGCGGTCCCCCCGCAGCGCAAGGGCGCCCTGGTGCCCctggagccagcactgctgtggaaGGTGTCATGGCCTGGCTTCCACAGCGTCATGCAGCTCCTGGACTGGTTCGAGGTGCCCGATGGCTTCACACTGCTCATGGAGCGTCCGCAGCGCTGTCAGGACCTCTGGTACTTCCTGCATGAGCAGCGGTTCCTGACAGAGcccgtggcacaggggctgctctgccaggtgCTGGAAGCCGTGCGGCGTTGCAGCAGCAGGGGTGCCCTGCACCACCACATCAAGGCCAAGAACGTCCTCGTCAACCTGGCCACAGGCAAGGCAAAGCTCATCGACTTCGGGTGCGGCACAATCCTCCAGGACACGTTCTACACCAGGATGTCAGGTAAGTCCAAAGCCggggcccagcagggcagcaaagtttcccccttggctggcagagggggaagagggagggaagaaaggagggagggaaggagggagaatcCTTCTTCAGCCAGCTACAGCCAAGTTGCTTTTTGGCAGGGCAGGGACTGGCTGTTGTGGAATGggagctggctgggagggagggagcagcatggGCCTGATGAGCTGCGCCTGTGTTCTATAGGAACACCGGAGTACAGCCCACCAGAGTGGATCCTCTTTGGCTGCTACCATGGCCTGCCAgccaccatctggtccctgggcatcctgctctaTGAGCTGGTCTGCAGGTACCTTCCTTTCCACACCAACGAGGACATTGTCTGGGGCCAGCTCTTCTTCCTGCCCTGGGTGTCTCAAGGTGGGGATGTGCCTTCAAGGCATGAGGGGAAGAACAGGATTGGGAGGGGCAGCTGGCGCATAAGCATCCTGCTCTTGCAGCTGGTGAGGAGGTAGATCTCCTGGGCTCAGCTGgaggaggtggcacctgtgcctctgtgctggtgtCCTCCGCAAGAGAGGATTGATAGGAAGATTTTGGCTGTAGCTCTGAGCACTCCTGGTGGCCTGGGCATTGTGGAATGTGGGAGAGCATGGACAGGAGCCTTGTCCCGCTGAGCGGcggtttctggtttctctccgCAGAGTGCCAGCACttcatcaggtggtgtttatgaaTGGAGCCCACAGACAGGCCATCACTGGAGGACCTTTTTGAGCATtcttggctgcaggagcccagcctggcccaggagaCAGCAGAGATGCATTCCTGTGCACAGTAGGATCCAGGAGCCAGCAAGTAGCACCGGTACGCATCTTGTGGCGCTGGAAGAAAACTCTGGAGCGTGTCCATGCGACTGCGGCATGGAGGAGAGAGCGCAGCCAAGGAGATGCTTCCGCTGGTCCCCGTGAGCTGTGAGGGAGCGGCTCCATGCTGCCCGTCCCATTGGAGAAGTGGTGGCAGTGCAGTGAAGATGCCACGGCACCACAGCTCAATGGCATCGTGATGTCCCTGCAAgccggggcacagctggcatgttCTTCTGGAGCACAACCCCTTCCTGAGGGGGGAACACCCCCTCAGGAAGCTGGCTGGCTACCCCAGGATGTCGGCTCTGGcctgggctgagggaaggtggGTGATGCTTTTGCCATTCATCTGCTCTGGCTACCCCAGGATGCCGGCCCTGGCCTGGGCTGAGAGAAGGTGGGTGATGCTTTTGCCATTCATCTGCTCTGGCAGGAATTTGAACTTTAGACAATCACATGCCGTTATGTGGTTTCTCATCAGTTGTATAGATTGGAGAAGTCACTGTGTTCCAGAACTGTGCATAGAGGGTGAGTTTTGGGAGGGAAACGGGAGCTGCCCACAGGATCCAGGTGCTGCCATCAGGATCCAAGTGCTGCCCTCAGAATCTAAGAGCTGCCCTCAGTTTCCAGGCACTGCCCACACGATCGAAAAGCTGCCCTCAGGATCTGGGTGCTGCCTGGTTGATCTGGGCACTGCCCTCAGGATCCTGGTGACGCCTATGGGATCCAGGCACGGCCCACAcgacccaggctctgcccacagcaTCCAGGAGCAGCCCGCAGGATCCAAACTCGGCCCAGACGATCCGGGCAATGCAGTCAGGATCCAGACTCTGCCCACAGGATCCAGGCTCTGACCACAGGATCCCGACGCCGCCCTCAGGACGCCATCCCACCGCCACGGCCCTCAGGGCAGGAGGCGGGAACGGAGGGGCCTGAGGAGAgtgtgggcagcagcagggcttgtTTTCATTTATCCTTGTTTCTTAATGTCCAGGGAAAATAAACATCCATATTTTTCCTTGTAGACCAAACCCAGGGGGCTGGAAGCTCTcggtgggcagggggcaggggcagcactgggggctgtcctGACAACACTAGATGGTGAGGAGGCGGCCTGGGAAGCaagcagccccaaagagctgtCCCAGGGGGAACAGGACCCCGACCAGAGCTGCAGAGGCGGAGAAGTGAGGCCCCATGTGAAGCCAGGCGAGGCCGGGGTAGAGCACAGCAACGTTCCCCCATGTACAGCCTCAGGCCAAgcctcagctctgcccagcagagcctctcacagctgggcagaggactcCAGTCGTGAAacaattctttttctcttgccccccagcccctccacaaGCCAGGTGGACGCTCGCAGGCAGTGGGCAATGGCAGCAGCAAAGatcctcctggcagggctgcccagcgaggagggggacagctcagaggatgtccagggcggcagcagcagcagcggggatgAGAGCGCCTATATGTCCTGTGAGGAGGAACCAGAACCTCTAAGGCACAGGACACTTAGAGCTTACTCCCCAAACCAGAGAtcaagcagctgccaaaggggatgCCGGGATGAGCGAGGAGCTGTCAGacgagcagggcagcagggccatcACTATCCGCACCATCTGGGTGAACCCCCGCTacccacagctcctggggcagcc contains:
- the LOC134413691 gene encoding serine/threonine-protein kinase pim-1-like → MVSCGGAQQGLLEVWRSISPTDGIAVPPQRKGALVPLEPALLWKVSWPGFHSVMQLLDWFEVPDGFTLLMERPQRCQDLWYFLHEQRFLTEPVAQGLLCQVLEAVRRCSSRGALHHHIKAKNVLVNLATGKAKLIDFGCGTILQDTFYTRMSGTPEYSPPEWILFGCYHGLPATIWSLGILLYELVCRYLPFHTNEDIVWGQLFFLPWVSQAGEEVDLLGSAGGGGTCASVLVSSARED